A portion of the Pseudoalteromonas luteoviolacea genome contains these proteins:
- a CDS encoding GNAT family N-acetyltransferase produces the protein MTEIKVKSFYELTNDELFEVFKLRVDIFVVEQQCPYPEIDEIDRISSTRHILFCDNSQLKAYARCYQKGQGVAAIGRVLIASEFRGSGVAYELMEQAIQCCINQYSDMSIEIAAQTYLQPFYQKVGFNSIGEAYLEDGIEHIDMKYCR, from the coding sequence ATGACTGAGATTAAGGTTAAGTCATTTTATGAGCTCACCAATGATGAGCTCTTTGAAGTTTTTAAGTTACGTGTTGATATCTTTGTTGTCGAACAACAATGTCCTTACCCAGAAATAGATGAGATAGATCGGATTTCATCTACACGTCATATTTTATTTTGTGACAACTCGCAGCTTAAAGCGTATGCACGATGTTATCAAAAAGGGCAGGGGGTTGCCGCGATTGGTCGTGTGTTGATTGCGTCAGAATTTAGAGGCTCAGGAGTTGCTTATGAGCTGATGGAGCAAGCGATTCAATGCTGCATAAATCAATACTCTGATATGTCTATTGAAATCGCTGCACAGACATACTTACAGCCTTTTTATCAAAAGGTAGGCTTTAATAGTATAGGTGAAGCTTATTTAGAAGATGGTATTGAACATATAGATATGAAATATTGCCGTTAA
- a CDS encoding sporulation protein — MFKKLLASVGVGAAKVDTILETEHLHPGQKFQAQIIVMGGDVEQEISGLELALMTKVKVETDDSEYFTNHVIEKWRIPEEFTISPGEQRVIPFEARLHSETPITQINAPYNHCHVWLETGLDIDLALDPSDKDALHIYPNEAVKAVLSAMDKLGFQIVKADVEKGYLRASSFQSISGCYQEIEYRPSSRSVFGLQEVELSFVPEAHKTHVLIELDRAFRSDGYVDLTIEHDQVNLSRICDQLERLFA; from the coding sequence ATGTTTAAAAAACTCTTAGCATCTGTCGGAGTAGGTGCAGCAAAAGTAGACACAATACTAGAAACGGAACATTTACATCCAGGACAAAAATTCCAAGCACAAATCATTGTGATGGGTGGTGATGTAGAACAAGAAATTTCAGGATTAGAACTTGCCTTAATGACGAAGGTTAAAGTTGAAACTGATGATAGTGAGTATTTTACAAACCACGTTATTGAAAAGTGGCGTATTCCAGAAGAATTTACAATTTCACCTGGTGAGCAAAGAGTGATCCCATTTGAAGCTCGTTTGCATTCTGAAACGCCTATCACTCAAATTAACGCGCCCTATAATCATTGTCATGTATGGCTTGAAACAGGCTTAGATATTGACCTTGCGCTTGATCCATCAGATAAGGATGCATTGCACATCTATCCTAATGAAGCCGTAAAGGCCGTGCTCAGTGCGATGGACAAACTTGGCTTTCAAATAGTGAAAGCAGATGTAGAAAAAGGATATTTACGTGCTTCTAGTTTTCAGTCCATTTCAGGTTGTTACCAAGAAATTGAATACCGTCCAAGCAGCCGTTCAGTTTTTGGTTTACAAGAAGTTGAGTTGTCTTTTGTACCGGAAGCACACAAAACGCATGTTTTAATTGAATTAGATCGCGCATTTCGTAGCGATGGTTATGTAGATCTCACCATTGAGCACGATCAGGTAAATCTATCACGTATTTGTGATCAGCTTGAACGTCTGTTCGCGTAG
- a CDS encoding cation:proton antiporter family protein, protein MELLYFAIAFACGFSIYQLKLPPLIGFLMAGFILNLMGQQTTPLLSQLADLGVTILLFSIGLKLRVKNLVKPQVWAPATLHIVLSSAFFASLLLLLCIFNLPLFNELDLQSALLVGFAFSFSSTVFAVKVLEERGEMASLHGKIAIGILVMQDIFAVVFLAISTGKMPNIWALGLIVGLFVFRKVMFWVLSRSKHGELLPLFGFFFALVVGYHAFEFAGLKGDLGALIIGMIFAPHKKASELAKSLLNLKNVLLVGFFLNIGLNASISLNAFLIGLLLVLVLPVKVTLYYVLTNMFRLRARTSLLSAFTLSNYSEFGLIVCAVAASSGLIAPDWLAVVAIAVSITFIIASPLNKRANEIYVKFEHILQKFESPKRLEEELPVNLTDTRIVIFGMGRIGTGAYETIHCSHPDSVAGIDIKPEVVDKHVKRGRRVLLADATDPDFWQRVNHSNVEMVMLAMPKHMQNIYALEQLQASGYTGQVTAIANYPDQQKELEDMGVHSTYNFYLEAGSGFAEHVKEKLF, encoded by the coding sequence ATGGAACTACTTTATTTTGCAATTGCTTTTGCGTGTGGTTTTTCAATTTATCAATTAAAGCTACCGCCTCTGATTGGATTCTTGATGGCAGGGTTTATTCTCAACCTGATGGGTCAACAAACAACGCCTTTGCTTTCGCAATTGGCTGACCTGGGTGTCACCATACTGTTATTTAGTATTGGATTAAAATTACGAGTCAAAAACTTAGTTAAACCCCAAGTTTGGGCTCCTGCAACTTTGCATATTGTTTTGAGTAGTGCCTTTTTTGCCTCTTTACTGCTATTGTTGTGTATCTTCAACTTACCACTTTTCAATGAACTCGACCTACAAAGCGCTTTACTTGTCGGCTTTGCATTTAGCTTTTCTAGTACAGTATTTGCCGTTAAAGTCCTCGAAGAGCGCGGTGAAATGGCCAGTTTGCATGGTAAAATCGCCATCGGTATCTTGGTTATGCAAGATATATTTGCTGTCGTTTTCCTAGCCATTAGTACAGGTAAAATGCCAAATATATGGGCATTGGGTTTAATAGTTGGTCTATTTGTGTTTAGAAAAGTCATGTTCTGGGTGCTTAGCCGCTCCAAACACGGCGAGTTACTGCCACTGTTTGGTTTCTTCTTTGCGTTGGTCGTTGGCTACCACGCCTTTGAATTCGCAGGCTTAAAAGGTGATTTAGGTGCACTCATTATCGGTATGATTTTCGCCCCGCACAAAAAAGCAAGTGAACTGGCCAAGTCACTACTTAATCTCAAAAACGTATTGCTTGTCGGTTTTTTCCTAAACATCGGACTAAATGCCAGTATTTCTTTAAATGCTTTCCTTATTGGCTTACTACTAGTACTTGTATTACCTGTAAAAGTCACGCTTTACTATGTCTTGACCAACATGTTCAGGCTGCGTGCTCGTACTTCGTTACTCAGTGCCTTTACACTCTCTAATTACAGTGAATTTGGTCTGATAGTCTGTGCCGTTGCCGCAAGTTCTGGCCTAATTGCGCCAGACTGGCTGGCGGTAGTCGCCATCGCCGTTTCGATTACTTTTATTATCGCATCCCCACTAAATAAGCGTGCTAACGAAATCTATGTCAAATTTGAACATATCTTGCAGAAATTTGAGAGCCCTAAGCGCCTTGAGGAGGAACTGCCAGTTAATCTAACAGACACTCGCATCGTTATTTTTGGTATGGGTAGGATCGGCACAGGTGCTTATGAGACTATTCACTGCTCTCACCCCGACTCTGTTGCTGGCATTGACATTAAGCCTGAAGTTGTGGATAAGCACGTGAAAAGAGGACGTCGCGTACTATTGGCCGATGCAACAGATCCTGACTTTTGGCAACGTGTAAACCATTCTAACGTTGAAATGGTAATGCTAGCGATGCCCAAGCATATGCAAAACATATATGCACTTGAGCAATTACAAGCGTCTGGTTATACCGGTCAAGTTACAGCAATAGCGAACTATCCGGACCAGCAAAAGGAACTGGAAGACATGGGAGTTCACTCCACTTACAACTTCTATTTAGAAGCTGGTAGTGGTTTTGCAGAGCACGTAAAAGAAAAATTATTCTAA
- a CDS encoding sterol desaturase family protein codes for MMETIWQSISTLPGYLVDANKRIFWLYLASAVAMAFFVYYATSQSRSVKGFWQFLFPRSVWLHESAKQDYGLFIINRIIKALTFAPIVLTMVPVAIGISDALEILFGPPLQLQWPPFVVVALFTLMLFLVDDLTRYLLHLALHKVPCLWEIHKVHHSAKVLTPFTIYRSHPIESYFYACRMALTQGIVVGLGYFFFGSALSMFDILGANAFVFVFNICGSNLRHSHIWFSWGDKLEGWFISPAQHQIHHSDNPKHFDTNIGSALAIWDRLAGSLIRASEAKSISIGVGKYDAGHDSLWAIYYKPVIESCKAMMPKKMLKKKKSS; via the coding sequence ATGATGGAGACTATTTGGCAAAGTATCTCAACCTTGCCAGGGTATTTAGTCGATGCAAATAAACGTATTTTTTGGTTGTATTTGGCTTCGGCAGTTGCAATGGCATTTTTTGTCTATTATGCCACCAGTCAATCACGATCTGTAAAAGGCTTCTGGCAGTTCTTGTTTCCCAGATCGGTTTGGCTTCATGAGAGTGCCAAACAAGATTATGGTTTATTTATTATTAACCGTATCATTAAGGCGCTGACCTTTGCACCCATTGTACTGACCATGGTACCGGTTGCCATTGGTATTTCCGATGCATTGGAAATACTATTCGGACCACCTCTTCAATTGCAATGGCCACCGTTCGTTGTCGTCGCACTATTCACCTTGATGTTATTTTTAGTGGATGACTTAACACGATATCTTCTCCACTTGGCATTACACAAAGTGCCTTGCCTGTGGGAAATTCACAAAGTACATCATTCCGCTAAGGTGCTTACTCCATTCACGATATATCGTTCCCATCCAATTGAAAGTTATTTTTATGCGTGTCGTATGGCATTGACACAAGGGATAGTTGTTGGGCTGGGTTACTTCTTTTTTGGCTCTGCGCTGAGCATGTTTGATATTCTGGGTGCAAACGCGTTTGTATTTGTTTTTAATATCTGTGGTTCAAACCTTCGCCACTCTCATATTTGGTTCAGCTGGGGTGATAAGCTAGAAGGCTGGTTCATAAGCCCTGCTCAGCATCAAATTCACCACAGTGACAACCCTAAGCATTTTGACACTAATATCGGCTCAGCATTAGCAATTTGGGACCGTTTAGCAGGAAGCCTTATACGTGCATCAGAAGCCAAAAGTATTTCTATCGGGGTTGGTAAGTATGATGCAGGTCACGATTCATTGTGGGCTATTTACTATAAGCCTGTTATCGAGTCATGCAAAGCAATGATGCCAAAGAAAATGTTGAAGAAAAAAAAGAGTAGTTAG
- a CDS encoding TonB-dependent receptor family protein, whose amino-acid sequence MTKYTRINKSLLAMAVAVALPSAYADETAKDDIEHIQIISHYDKLRTEAGSATLLTEEQLGEYEYDDIHRVLSSVPGVNIREEDGYGLRPNIGFRGVTPERSKKITIMEDGVLIGPAPYSAPAAYYFPQTTRMTAVEVFKGPAAIKHGPQTIAGALNLVTRSVPEFTEGAIDIAAGGDGYTKAHGYFGSVVNNIGFLVEAVNVQADGFKELDGGGDTGFDKNDFLAKFNYRLQQGNIEHNFGLKLSYADEISDETYLGLTEADFAENPYRRYAATAPAKMDTEHQQVMFTHSMSTENLSLTTRLYRNDYERAWLKLNSVEGKSPQEILLNPEAEDNQRLYEILKGEQDSVVPGAANFLTMGTNDREYYSQGIQIDGDFTFDLFDLNHDLSFGVRFHEDEIERKHFEESYEMKSGVSSLVANSKRFTTLNTEHTEAWSIYVEDKIKFDALTLGVGLRGEIMDMHYQNNNNPDDWLDKTTRIWLPGLSGFYQLSEDSGLLFGVHRGFSPASPAQSSEIEIEKSTNYEFGGRFNDGVTEFEIVSFFNDYSNLKESCGQSNCGDSTQQDAEFNGGAAHVYGLEAQFSQRYPLNLQLDIPYSLVYTYTKGEFKNDRRTTFAQWGEVRSGDPLPYLPEHQVSFNIGLSAEKWRTSLAIKYIGSMPEAAGRSWVDGTQEFTLYLEGQEVPSSTTVDFSASYDFDDYGQVYLKVDNLLDEDKIVSRRPYGARPGKPRQLTVGYKYAF is encoded by the coding sequence ATGACTAAGTACACACGTATTAACAAATCATTACTGGCAATGGCGGTTGCTGTTGCGTTACCAAGTGCTTACGCTGATGAAACAGCGAAAGATGACATCGAACATATCCAAATTATCAGTCATTACGACAAGTTAAGGACTGAGGCTGGTTCTGCCACTTTACTGACAGAAGAGCAATTAGGTGAGTACGAGTATGATGACATACATCGCGTACTTTCTTCTGTGCCAGGGGTGAATATCCGTGAGGAAGATGGCTATGGTTTGCGTCCCAATATTGGCTTTCGTGGTGTAACGCCTGAACGTAGTAAAAAAATTACCATAATGGAAGATGGTGTTTTAATTGGTCCAGCACCCTATTCAGCACCGGCTGCATACTATTTCCCACAAACAACACGTATGACCGCGGTTGAAGTGTTTAAGGGACCTGCTGCAATTAAACATGGTCCTCAGACCATCGCAGGTGCATTAAACCTTGTGACACGTTCAGTGCCTGAGTTTACTGAAGGTGCGATAGACATTGCCGCAGGCGGTGATGGTTATACCAAAGCGCATGGTTATTTTGGCTCAGTGGTTAATAATATTGGCTTCTTAGTCGAAGCCGTAAATGTTCAAGCAGATGGTTTTAAGGAGCTTGACGGTGGTGGTGACACGGGCTTTGATAAAAATGATTTCTTAGCTAAATTTAACTATCGTTTGCAGCAGGGTAACATCGAACATAACTTCGGCTTAAAGTTAAGCTATGCAGATGAGATTTCAGATGAAACTTATCTCGGTTTGACCGAAGCTGATTTTGCTGAAAATCCATATCGCCGTTACGCAGCAACCGCGCCTGCAAAAATGGATACTGAACATCAGCAAGTGATGTTCACCCACAGTATGAGCACAGAGAATTTGAGTTTAACAACACGTCTATATCGTAATGATTATGAGCGTGCTTGGCTCAAATTAAACAGTGTTGAAGGCAAATCACCTCAGGAGATCTTGCTAAATCCGGAAGCTGAAGACAATCAACGTCTATACGAAATCCTAAAAGGTGAGCAAGACTCTGTAGTGCCTGGTGCAGCCAATTTCTTGACTATGGGTACAAATGACAGGGAGTACTATTCGCAAGGGATACAAATTGACGGTGACTTTACGTTTGACTTATTTGACCTAAACCATGATTTATCATTTGGCGTGAGATTCCATGAGGATGAAATCGAACGTAAGCACTTTGAAGAAAGCTATGAAATGAAGTCAGGTGTATCGTCTTTGGTAGCGAACAGTAAGCGCTTCACTACATTGAATACTGAACATACAGAAGCTTGGTCGATTTACGTTGAAGACAAAATTAAGTTTGATGCGTTAACTTTGGGTGTGGGTTTGCGTGGTGAGATTATGGACATGCACTACCAAAACAACAATAACCCAGATGATTGGCTTGATAAAACAACGCGTATTTGGTTGCCAGGTCTAAGTGGTTTTTATCAGTTAAGTGAAGATTCGGGTTTATTGTTTGGTGTACATAGAGGCTTCTCGCCGGCATCTCCAGCGCAATCTTCAGAGATTGAGATTGAAAAAAGTACGAATTATGAATTTGGTGGCCGTTTCAACGATGGTGTTACTGAATTTGAAATTGTTAGCTTTTTCAATGACTATAGCAACTTAAAAGAAAGTTGTGGTCAGTCTAATTGCGGTGACAGTACACAACAGGATGCTGAGTTTAATGGCGGCGCAGCGCATGTATACGGCCTTGAGGCACAATTCTCACAACGTTATCCTTTAAATTTACAATTAGATATACCGTATAGTCTTGTTTATACGTATACCAAAGGTGAGTTTAAAAATGACCGCCGTACGACCTTTGCGCAATGGGGTGAGGTGAGAAGTGGTGATCCATTGCCATATCTGCCAGAGCATCAAGTGAGTTTTAACATTGGCTTGAGTGCTGAAAAGTGGCGTACTTCATTGGCTATTAAGTATATTGGCTCTATGCCAGAAGCCGCTGGACGCAGTTGGGTCGATGGGACCCAGGAGTTCACGCTTTATTTAGAGGGTCAAGAAGTGCCATCTTCGACAACTGTTGATTTCTCAGCCAGTTATGACTTTGATGACTACGGTCAAGTCTACTTGAAAGTGGACAACTTATTGGATGAGGATAAAATTGTGAGCCGAAGACCTTATGGCGCACGTCCTGGCAAACCGAGACAGCTGACTGTTGGATATAAATATGCATTTTAA
- a CDS encoding imelysin family protein, translated as MRVLTPLSAVAVAVTLLLSGCGESSSSTAGSEFAGGNGTTNPTTPTTPTTPTTPTTPTSFDEAALVANLVNNVLTPTLTQFDQFARAQQTQIAEYCVAEKAQSDTASELHDKAKDSWRAAMAGWQYVELMQVGPLLENGKALKSNIYSWPAGGALCSIDQDIVYHEDGVINGDPSKPYDIKARTSDRKGLIAIEHALFNTNYDHSCSFANEALAPWNSRTVEERKVARCEFAHTAAGDIVVNSTAILARWQGDDGFANQLINAGSSGSQFDSAHTALNEISKALFYMTKELKDQKLGEPLGLFTNSCGSNICPQDVESDISEHSKENLLANIRAFRQIFTGEGSNADNTLGFDDFLDAEQGSDVKQRMLTGLNEAEAALLAIDGSLKDTVENNTAAVTEVHDKVKNVTDELKNDFINKLALELPQTSAGDND; from the coding sequence ATGAGAGTGTTAACCCCATTGAGTGCAGTCGCTGTGGCAGTCACCTTGCTATTAAGTGGCTGTGGAGAGAGTAGTTCGAGTACAGCAGGCTCTGAGTTTGCAGGTGGTAATGGTACGACTAATCCAACTACACCAACAACACCGACTACTCCAACTACGCCGACGACGCCAACGTCGTTCGATGAGGCTGCGTTGGTTGCAAACTTGGTTAATAATGTATTGACCCCAACATTAACTCAATTCGATCAATTTGCCAGAGCACAGCAAACACAAATAGCAGAATATTGTGTGGCAGAAAAGGCGCAAAGCGATACTGCATCTGAGCTCCATGACAAAGCGAAAGACAGCTGGCGTGCAGCGATGGCTGGTTGGCAATATGTTGAATTAATGCAAGTGGGTCCATTATTGGAAAATGGTAAAGCATTAAAGAGTAATATTTACTCTTGGCCAGCTGGTGGCGCGCTTTGTAGTATTGATCAGGATATCGTTTATCATGAGGATGGGGTTATCAACGGTGATCCAAGCAAACCTTATGATATCAAAGCACGTACATCAGACAGAAAAGGTTTAATTGCGATTGAACATGCGTTATTCAATACAAACTATGACCACAGCTGTAGTTTTGCAAATGAAGCACTTGCTCCATGGAACAGCCGCACAGTCGAGGAGCGAAAAGTGGCGCGCTGTGAATTTGCCCATACAGCAGCTGGTGATATTGTCGTAAACAGTACTGCCATTCTTGCGCGCTGGCAAGGCGACGATGGCTTTGCAAATCAATTGATTAACGCAGGCAGCTCAGGTTCACAGTTTGATTCAGCACACACCGCATTGAATGAAATTTCAAAAGCACTGTTCTATATGACTAAAGAGCTTAAAGATCAAAAGTTGGGTGAGCCTTTAGGTTTATTTACCAACAGTTGTGGCTCTAATATCTGCCCGCAGGATGTGGAGTCTGACATCTCCGAGCATTCAAAAGAAAACTTACTTGCTAATATCCGCGCATTCAGACAAATCTTTACGGGTGAAGGCAGTAATGCAGACAATACGCTAGGCTTTGATGACTTCCTTGATGCGGAGCAAGGCTCAGATGTAAAACAGCGCATGTTAACAGGGCTTAATGAAGCAGAAGCTGCTTTGTTGGCTATTGATGGTTCTTTAAAAGACACAGTTGAAAACAATACTGCCGCTGTAACTGAAGTGCATGACAAGGTGAAAAATGTCACTGACGAGCTTAAGAATGACTTTATCAATAAGTTGGCTCTAGAACTTCCTCAAACATCGGCAGGTGATAATGACTAA
- a CDS encoding DUF4856 domain-containing protein — MALRKSLLATAILAATVGLTGCGGSSSDNNTVTTPETPAPTTPSNKAPTITVETASVMEDTLGAEVTGITIADDNDDAAALTFTVSDGRFEIVEGKLKLKAFNALNFEQEAEQKVGLTVTATDSAGEKVEQAIEVAITDMEPTAGKNLYAFVNGGNSSVAYSGQTSRHAAMAEAKSLLGKLTTDVSVDDRNTTLTVAEGFILAQDESFHGSAFTFTEGKGVAQTNLGEISSKKTVAGAGGKIAGSDASPMNKEWNNGTSFVGWTEFGTFDKTPNGLVEYYFDLIKKQVETANGGTKIFAEHNEGSVELTKLYVTPEGLDVAQLIQKHLNGAVSLSQGADDYMDELLFSNPEGNTEISPAQNAEVDADKNYTDMEHKWDEAYGYFGAAINYLEYSDDEIAGKDGRPEFENGYNDFDGQNGIDLKSEYNFGNSGNAAKRDRGTKSNANPTDFSAAAQIAFINGRAIINKNVGTNIDQWSAEDQAELKKYRDQALLYWEKSIAATVVHYINDTISHEDGDLKDIAGGAYTAEQFYAVAKHWSEMKGFALNSQFNPHSPITDEQFKEIHQLMGDAPKLAAADVDAYIADLEKARDIIAQAYNFDADNVANW; from the coding sequence ATGGCATTAAGAAAGTCTCTGCTTGCAACTGCAATTCTAGCAGCAACGGTTGGTTTAACAGGTTGTGGTGGCTCTAGTAGCGATAACAACACAGTAACTACTCCAGAAACACCTGCACCAACAACTCCTTCAAATAAAGCACCAACTATTACTGTTGAAACAGCAAGTGTTATGGAAGATACGCTGGGCGCAGAAGTTACAGGTATCACCATTGCGGATGATAATGATGATGCAGCTGCGCTTACATTTACAGTAAGTGACGGTCGTTTTGAAATTGTTGAAGGTAAGTTAAAGCTTAAAGCGTTCAACGCATTAAACTTCGAGCAAGAAGCTGAACAGAAAGTTGGCTTAACAGTTACTGCAACTGACTCAGCTGGCGAAAAAGTAGAGCAGGCGATTGAAGTTGCTATTACAGATATGGAGCCAACGGCTGGTAAAAACCTGTATGCGTTTGTTAATGGAGGCAACTCAAGCGTAGCTTATTCAGGTCAAACCTCTCGTCATGCAGCTATGGCTGAAGCAAAGTCTTTGCTTGGTAAGCTAACGACAGACGTAAGCGTTGATGACCGTAATACGACACTTACTGTGGCTGAAGGTTTTATCTTAGCACAAGACGAAAGCTTCCACGGTTCTGCATTCACTTTCACTGAAGGTAAAGGCGTAGCACAAACCAACTTAGGTGAAATCAGCAGTAAGAAAACTGTTGCAGGCGCAGGTGGTAAGATTGCTGGTAGTGATGCTTCTCCAATGAATAAAGAGTGGAATAATGGCACATCATTCGTAGGTTGGACTGAGTTTGGCACGTTTGACAAAACGCCAAATGGCTTGGTTGAGTACTACTTTGACTTAATTAAAAAGCAAGTAGAAACAGCAAATGGCGGTACTAAAATCTTTGCAGAGCATAATGAAGGCAGTGTTGAATTAACAAAGCTATATGTAACTCCTGAAGGTTTAGACGTTGCACAGCTGATCCAAAAGCACTTAAATGGTGCTGTTTCATTGTCACAAGGTGCTGATGATTATATGGATGAGTTGCTCTTCAGTAATCCAGAAGGTAACACAGAGATCTCGCCTGCGCAGAATGCTGAAGTTGACGCTGACAAAAATTACACTGATATGGAGCATAAGTGGGATGAAGCTTATGGCTACTTTGGTGCAGCAATCAACTATCTAGAGTACTCTGATGACGAGATTGCTGGTAAAGATGGTCGCCCAGAATTTGAAAATGGTTACAATGACTTTGATGGTCAAAACGGTATTGACCTGAAATCTGAGTACAACTTCGGTAACTCAGGTAATGCTGCAAAACGTGACCGTGGTACGAAGAGCAATGCAAACCCAACTGATTTCAGTGCAGCAGCACAAATTGCATTCATCAATGGCCGTGCAATCATTAATAAAAACGTAGGTACTAACATTGATCAGTGGTCTGCTGAAGACCAAGCTGAGCTTAAAAAGTACCGTGACCAAGCGCTTCTTTACTGGGAAAAATCAATCGCAGCGACAGTAGTTCATTACATCAATGACACTATTAGCCATGAAGATGGTGACCTGAAAGATATTGCAGGCGGTGCTTACACAGCTGAGCAGTTCTACGCTGTTGCTAAACATTGGTCAGAGATGAAAGGCTTTGCATTGAACTCACAGTTCAACCCTCATTCACCAATTACTGATGAGCAGTTTAAAGAAATTCACCAGTTAATGGGTGATGCACCTAAGCTTGCAGCAGCAGACGTGGACGCATACATTGCAGACTTAGAAAAAGCACGTGACATCATTGCACAAGCATATAACTTTGATGCAGATAATGTTGCTAACTGGTAA
- a CDS encoding winged helix-turn-helix domain-containing protein yields MHTVLIAESKSNSLAVPQAALQNQGFDVQTMVLENLDHVNQTSNKGFVSSIVIDQTIATSAKFDTINTLKSYYQAPVFVSVDDNNDDIQSLLLELGADDVIATHAKPRLWRARLDAMSRKCQVAKVKNINNEGNVLTFGALTIKGDERTVMLENSLVSLTTHEFDLIWLLAFKAPQVVSREEIYQKIIGQGYQINSRTIDVRVSCLRKKLGDNATSPQKIKTVWRQGYLFVKEAW; encoded by the coding sequence GTGCATACCGTACTGATCGCAGAGAGTAAAAGTAACAGCTTGGCAGTACCACAAGCCGCACTTCAAAATCAGGGATTTGATGTGCAAACTATGGTCTTAGAAAATTTGGATCATGTAAACCAAACCAGTAACAAAGGATTTGTTAGTAGCATTGTCATAGATCAGACTATTGCAACCAGTGCAAAATTCGACACGATCAACACGTTAAAAAGCTATTATCAGGCTCCTGTTTTTGTATCAGTAGATGACAACAATGATGATATTCAAAGCCTGTTACTCGAACTTGGCGCAGATGATGTGATTGCAACTCATGCCAAGCCACGGTTATGGCGGGCTCGATTGGACGCAATGTCGCGAAAATGCCAAGTAGCCAAAGTAAAAAATATCAATAATGAGGGCAATGTACTCACTTTCGGTGCTTTGACCATCAAAGGCGATGAGCGCACTGTCATGTTAGAAAATTCACTCGTGAGTTTGACAACGCATGAATTTGATCTAATTTGGTTATTGGCCTTTAAGGCTCCTCAGGTGGTCAGCCGAGAAGAAATTTACCAAAAGATTATCGGTCAGGGGTATCAAATAAACAGCCGAACAATTGATGTGCGTGTATCGTGCCTTCGTAAGAAGCTCGGGGACAATGCAACTAGTCCGCAAAAGATAAAAACCGTTTGGCGTCAAGGGTATCTCTTTGTGAAAGAGGCGTGGTAA
- the ilvY gene encoding HTH-type transcriptional activator IlvY, which produces MDHKQLNYFLALADTLHFSRASEKCYISPPTLSRQIKQLETEVGTPLFIRDNRSVSLTPQGKAFVHYAQATLASWRQFKSECQDDSKPLTGELSLYCSVTASYSFIYDLFARYRKEYPHVELNLMTGDPAYSISQVQGDLADVAVAVKPASLPQGVEYQSIGRSRLVFIAPTMTCPLTELLNEHSSGSLPWGSLPFIVPEQGVLKDRIDDFFKRMSIQPQVYAHVSGHEAMVALASLGFGVAYIPEIVLSQSPFKNQVQQLNLQSEEIDIGLVVKKKRLQDPVINKLFSVSKGIFNS; this is translated from the coding sequence ATGGACCACAAACAGCTCAACTATTTTCTGGCTTTGGCTGATACTTTGCATTTTTCAAGAGCAAGCGAGAAGTGCTACATTAGCCCACCAACATTAAGTCGCCAAATCAAGCAGCTAGAAACTGAAGTTGGTACACCATTATTTATTAGAGATAACCGCAGTGTGTCTTTAACACCACAAGGTAAGGCATTTGTGCACTATGCTCAGGCTACACTGGCTAGTTGGCGACAGTTTAAAAGTGAGTGCCAGGACGACTCAAAACCGTTGACTGGTGAATTAAGTTTGTATTGTTCAGTGACGGCTTCTTATAGCTTTATTTATGATTTGTTTGCACGTTATCGTAAAGAGTATCCCCATGTCGAGCTAAACTTGATGACTGGCGATCCCGCATATTCAATTTCTCAAGTACAAGGGGATTTGGCTGACGTCGCGGTCGCGGTGAAACCGGCTTCGTTACCTCAGGGGGTTGAGTATCAATCAATTGGTCGTTCGAGGTTGGTGTTTATCGCTCCGACGATGACATGCCCCCTAACTGAACTGTTGAATGAGCACAGCAGTGGTAGCCTTCCGTGGGGGAGCCTACCTTTTATTGTGCCAGAGCAAGGGGTGCTTAAAGACAGAATTGATGACTTTTTTAAACGTATGTCCATACAGCCTCAAGTATACGCGCATGTTTCCGGTCATGAAGCCATGGTGGCATTAGCAAGCTTAGGATTTGGCGTAGCATATATCCCAGAAATCGTGCTGTCTCAAAGCCCATTTAAGAATCAAGTTCAACAGTTGAACTTACAGTCTGAAGAGATTGATATTGGGCTGGTCGTGAAGAAAAAACGACTTCAAGATCCGGTAATTAATAAATTGTTTTCAGTATCTAAAGGAATATTTAATTCGTAA